The segment ATTGTAGTTCATGGAACGGTCTCCTGAGACTCTGCCGCTAACCGATCAATGCCTTCTCTCGGATTTAGTGCAGTCAAGACTATCATGATGTTTAGATCTTAGATGTAAATGAGTATAGCAGATCAGTTTATTCAGAATGTTGGGCGGGGGTAGGCGATTGTAGAAGTACGACTTTCCAGATGGTCCGCAGATAAAGGCACAGACAATACTCAGAGATACCGCGGTGGGCACTGTCTTGTAGTCTTTCCTCTAGATAGCTCTTGATATCGCGCAAGGCTTCTACTCCGATAGCTGATTGACCTAGCGCGTCATAGCGTGATTCATCTACCTACTTACTGATGGCTTCCGAGTCAGCTCAAGTGAGATTAGATGTTCGAAGCCTCCTCCCCATGGCATGTGTCTCACGCTGGATAGGAATCCAATCATCAGTCGTGGTGAAACTTGAGCCGCCTCTCCGTGTAAATGTGCACTGTATGGAACATTATCTAAACCCTTACATCCGTTTGCGTCCGCCCTCAAGACATACCCTTATATCCAAGCCCCATCGACCTGGTACACACTGCCACTCACAAACGTGCTCCCCGGGCCAAGCAGGAACACAATAACATTTGCTGTCTCCTCCGCCGTACCTTGCCTCTTAAACGCAGAAGGATCATCAAACGGCGCGTCTTTGGCTCTGCCTACAAAATCCCAGTTCTTTTGCATGAGCGGCGTGTAGATGGCGCCGGGAGCGACCGAGTTGACGCGGATTTCACGATCGCCGTTTTCGAGTGCGGCGGCTTTGGTAAGACCGACCATGCCGTGTTTGCTGGCGTCGTAGGCGGCATGTTTTGCGAAGCCTACAGCTCAGTTAGCGAGGTGTATCCAGTAAATGggtgattttttttttttttttttttggattCCTGGTATCCACGATACACGCAGCTTGCCTTTTAATCCGTGAATTGACGAGACATTGACGATGGAACCGCCGTCAACGACATTCCGCAACTCCGCCCGCAGACAATACATTGTGCCCGTCAAATTTACACCAATAATCTTATCCCACTCCTCGTCTTCCAACTCTGCAACAGACCTAATTccatggcctttgccaatAACTCCCGCGACATTAGCAGCCCCATCCAGACGACCGTAAGTGTCAATAATGGACATGATCCAGTTATCAACGTGAATTCGCTTCAAAACATCCACTCTTGTAATCATATGCGGAGCACCAATGCCACCGAAGTACTTCTCAGCATTCCTCATAGCTTCAGGATCAATGTCTGCAATACACACTGTTGCGCCTTTGCGGGAGAGTATTTGCGACGTAGCTAAACCGATGCCGCTTGCACCGCCAGTGATGGCATATACCTTTCCCCGTAAAGGTCTGGAAGGAGCTCCATTTGTTTGGGTCATAGCTGAAGGTGCAGACATAATGAGTGTATTTGAAAGACTAGTGTCTTGGGAGCTTCGCCGCTTGGGGGAACTTGAGTGCTCGGCTTGCCCTGTTGCCGAGCCTTGAGGTTTGAAGTCAGTCATGGACACCGCCAACGGAGGAACGGGGGAAAATGTGTGTTGCAAAAGTTCAAATCGCTGCTCCAACCCAGTTTGGATTATTGTGATGGGGTGTCAAATGGCGGCTATTCCATATATAGCGTGGCGAAAACCCGTTGCTCGCCAAATGCGGTTGTGTATTACTGCTGATAAGGAATCCGGGGGTAGTATGCTAACACgaaacaagaccaaagatACGGTACCCttataaaaaaaaatagcCCCCGGGGAGGGGGGGTGGTGGGTGGGTTGGTTTTCTGATTCCGTTACTCCTTTTGCGCGGCACAAAACTGACCAGCAACTATGGGGAACAATAACTGGAAGGGTAATTGCAAGATTCCAACATTTCCGCCAAGGGCGTCAAGTAGTGACAGTTGGGGCGATGGCTATGAGTGGATTGAATGGATGCGGAGCCTCCTTTGCGTTGGCAATGCAATTTCGTTGAGGGACTAATGAGCTTCATGAGTGTTATGTGGGGACCCGCGGCAAGGCACGTGAAGCTTTCCTCATTCAATTACCCTACGGTAGAAACGCAGACTAATCACAGGTCACTGTGTAGCCATCCGACTCGGGGATGTTCTCGTATCAGAAACGGCTGTCGTCCTCTGGCGTAGGGTATCTGGCGTTCATGCTGCAGTGGATATATGTTCCTGATTTGGCTACTTCCCGAAAATTGACCACCGCTAGTTGACGTATTTGCCGACGGTTATTATCCAAGTAGTGCTTTTTGGATGGTGAATTATTAATCTGTGTAGGCAACATCACCGACCTCGCGAGCCGCTAGCAGCTATGGAATCAATTATTAGGCGCTGTATTGTTCGGGAGATATGTTCCATAACCCCCCAACGATATTCTGTGTAGTAGATCTAAGTCCAGCGGTATATATTTGGTGGCTGAAATGGTAGCATTGGCAAAGCCTCGGGATTCCCGTGCAGCCTGGTTGCTTTCCCGAACTGACTCGCCTACGTCGTCTAATTCAGGCCGTATCTGGCTACGTCTGATTTGATGCCAATATAAGCTGTATTTCGATTCTGGTAAAGATTCTATACATCTTCGAGCGTGGCTGCATTCAGGCAGAGGGAATTGCGTTTGAAAATGCGGCTCTTTTGCGACATGAAGTCCGTACTGGCGCTCGGCTGTCTCGCCGTGACAGCCCGGGACAATCCGATCATCAAAGCTAGTCCAATCAAATTGAACGGATCCATGCTGCTCATGTCGCGTTTCTGTTACATAGAACACCTCTCAGATAGTTTCCCGCTAATTCAAATTCTTGCCTAATGACTAATAAGGAGCTGACCGTGGACTCTCATCTGCTGAGCAATTCACGGCATGCCGAAAAGTGTACTGTCTAAATACGGCATGATGGAAATCATTCAGAACCATGGCATATTGCCGTCTGGGAGGATTTCCCGACGTCGCCTTAGCGAGATATTCATAGCACTCTGAAGCCGTCTCCATTTCCCTGCCTAGTTTATGAGTCGTGAATGCTTGACCCAACCGGCGCTCATGCAAAACACGGACATATATGACCGTTAGTGCAGCGAATGTGATGTAATGAGTCCACCAGGACAAGTGCGAGATCAAATCTTCCTGTATCAGAGAGTGGACAGTTTGCAAAGCAGCCTTAGCTGCGGCGATGCAATCATCCACTTGTGTCTTATGCGCCCAAGTTGGCCCCTTAAGGAGAAAGTTGCGATTAATATGCATTACGGCATGTGCACGCGCGAGTGTGAGCATTACAGTATGTCTTCCATAGCCTGGAGTCTCTGTAGATGACTGAATTGACTCAACATACGTGGAGGCGTCCATGTCCCACTCATAGACACTCTGCATTAATGAAGTAGCAGTAGCAACTCCTTGGGACTCCGAGCTTTGTCCATCATGTCTCGATTCTGCGGGCGTTGAGGCGAATATTTGGCTGATCCTATATAATTGGGTTAGAAATAGTACTCGGAAATAATAAATGCAGCATTACCGTAGTTGCAAAACTAGCAGCTGTGTACCACAGACGTCTTGATCCCCAAAGGAGAGCGTCAAATCTTCCGTCATCATTCTGATGTAGTCGTTGCTGAAGTACCGAGGCAGGCCAAAAAATGAGGAAATATAAGTATCCAGAATACATCCCGTAAAAATTGTGCGAATAATGGCGCTTCGCATCGGGAATTCATCGCAGTCAACTGCAGTCGGGTCTAAGTTGTAATGGAGTTGCAGAGCATCGATTGCCTGCAAAGTGTCTCTGAAGACCGACCAAGCACTGTCTAGTTGTGACGTTCTTAACAAGTACATGGTTTGAACTAGCCTCGCCTGAGCTTTCTCAAGAGTGAGAGCCCGTCTAtccgcaagaagaagccgctGAGAAATAACCAGCAATTTGTCGGCCAGGGTGGGTGATAGACACATCCGCTTGCTGGACGGTTCATCGCGAGGGATTGTTGTATGCGCCACAACGCTGGCTAGAATTGCGAAAACAACAGACGCTCTACTTGTACCGATCCCAAACCAGGCAGGGATATTACATCGCAAATTTTTTTCCAAGGTACGCAGCCAGTTGTCCACTTCGTCTCGATCCAAGAATTCGTATGTTGTGGCGTGGGCTCTAAAATAAATACGTAACTGCTCTCGGGGTTCGTCAAACCCGGTAGAGCAAGATAATGAGATCTCGCCAATTCCGAGGGGTGGACTGTCAACAACTACTCCAGGCTCAAGTAGACAGTCATATGACTGAGCTTCGCGTAGGTCCCTGTTGCTTAAGATTGGATCAAACTGCGGGGCATTTATCTCTGGAGGAGCTGACAACAGATCTTCTTCGACGCGTTGATGTAGGGCAGTAGCTTGCTGGCTCATGATTGTCTCTGAAGTGTTCGGTTCGGTCGATTTTGGGTCTCCGTTGTTCAGCAACCCGTTCCAGCGCCTCCTCGGATGCGGCCTAGCCTGGACAATAGAATCCACACCCCGTCGGCCACAGCAGGTGCATGGCGGGTCACCATCGTCAcatgtcttcttcctctttgcaATGTCAGACGACGGAGGCGCCTTCTTTGGAGAAATTGTGACTTTACCTTATCCTTACTTTGCATTGCAGGCTAATCCGTGGAGATCCCTCAAATTATCGTGCCTGTTGCGAGTCTCCAAGACTCACCAATTTTACAACTTAGCGTTAACGGCAAGTATTTAGACACAAACCACGTTCTTCGGCACAGTGACGACGGTGTCGTTCCTCAACTGCATACAGGGGCTAGGTTGGCCGGATGCCTACCAACCTTGGCGCTCCTCATAGGAGTTTTGGGGATGGCCGGCTCCTACAGAGCCGGTGCATTGAAAGGTGCCGGTGCAGAGTAATAAGTTATAAAGGAGCCCTAATCGGTGGCGAATGTGCCGTACTCGAATTGCTTACTATTGCGCACGCCGTTACTGTATTCCGTGATTGATGAATACAATCAAGGTGTAAGGGGCGGGGCTTATTCAGCCAGAAGCGTGCTTGGAAACAAACAAattgattgcattgcagAGAAGAGGAACTAGAAGCTCTCGAGGAGCTGGCTATCTGTTTACATAGTCGATGCTCAGGGGCAGATTGTGAGACCatcatttggtggcgttatcggcatcagccgagTGCGCCTCAATATCGCAGCCTGTTACCCCCCCCTTCCCAACAACAAACCCGGCTGGCCCACCGTGCTGGACTACACCTGACTATCCGATGGGTAACACAGTATCCACGACCCCAGCAGAACGGGCCTCACAGGAGTCCCCATTCGTCCCGTTCACACCTTGGTCCGATTGTCGAGGTGGATGACCTGACCTTTCTCACCCTCGGCTATATCGAAAACATCGATTTGATAGTCTTTGAACTGTCGCGTGGGGACGCGATTGGCAAAAAGTAAATTGACTTCTTCAAATGACCGACCCTTGGTCTCAGGCAAGCGGAAGAAGGCCCAAATCAGCGTGAGTAAAGCGGTGCCGCCCCAGAAGAAGCCAGTATATCCTTTCAGATTCCACGCCGTCGGATTCATAAAGTAAGGCTGGAGAACGGAAGCGATTACACTGCCGATGTAGTAGGTGTTGCGGGCTAGCACAATTGTTTTCTGTCGCAGCCTGGTGGAACTGACCTCAGCTGGAAGAGCCCAGCCAATCTGACCAACGGTGGCTTGAAAAGCACACGTCCAAACCAAGGTCAGCACCGCTTGCGTCATCCCAACCGACTTGACGTTAGTGCGAACGTTCAGGATGGCAATCACCAAGAGGATGACAGCCATCAACGCTGTTCCAGAAAGATAGATGGTGCGTCGGCCGAAATTTGGGATAATAAGCATCCAGGAAACAATGCAAAAGAAGAGGCCTAGTGCATTACCACCAATATTCAGATGATATGTTTGGGTGGTTGTTAGGCCAACTTGTTGAAAAAAGTAGGTTCCTTGTGCGGCGAACCAAGGCCCAGTTGTCACTTGCCCCAGAAATACCATACAGGCGATCTCAGTCCGACGAGCATCAACGCCTCTGAAGCAATCCCAATACGAattttttgttttcagaagctcctcttcttggttgttggtatgAATGATGAGGGAAAGTTCGGAGTCAATGACAGCTGAGTCTAGCTCATTCAACCGTTTGAGGGAGATCCGAGCATCCTCAATGCGACCTTTGCGGACAAGATACCAAGGCGACTCTGGCGCGAATAGGAGACATGGCAAAAGGAACGCAGGCCAAATCCACTGTATTGCAAATGGCACTCGGTAGGCCCACTGATTGGTGACAGTTGACATGCCTGCAAGAACCCCAGAGGCGATCAACTGCCCAATGACAAAACACATATTGGTCCAGCTAGTCAGGTAGACTCTTAGTGAGAGCGGTAAGACCTCTGAAGCGTAGGCAGGAGATGAAGTGGCAAATATGCCCCAGGGAAGGCCGCATAAAATctctccaacaagcaacGTGGTAACATCAGAGGCAAAAAAGACTATAAAAAGAAATGCAGTAAGCGCCACCAACGAGCCTAGGATGACTTTTTTCTGCCCGAAACGATCGACTAGTACACCGTTGAGCATTGCTCCAAAGAAAGCGCCAACTCCAGCTGCATTGCCTAGGCCGGCTTGCCAGCGGGCAGGAACTTGGTAACTCTGACTGGCCGGATCATAGTCGCCGAATTTCTTTGCGAATTCCGGATATGCGTAAAAGTTACCGAGCAAGGCGGTGTCGTATCCTTCCATGATCACACACATGGAAACCATCACTGCCCAGAAGATGGCCTGCTTGTGGCTGCGTAGGGCGCTACCGATGGACTCCGCATGCTGAGCTGCTTCAGCCCGCCCTGCCAGGTGATTCAAGTTGGAGCGGCCGTAGTCGTCCGAGTGTGGAGGTTGGTGGGACTTGGAATCCATGTTCTGTCAAGACAATACGATCGAAGAGCTGTATATTGCTTCGAGGATGAGCGGAGATATTACCTTATCAGAATCTTTGCAGAATTTTGCTGCATATTTATACTTGGCTCGCAAGCTGCGCAAAAGGTGTTGGACACGACGGTCAGGGGTGATGCTTACCCGATTGAGACTCAGCTCGGGACTACTTCCGTACCATGAAGATGCGGGGAAATCGTGGGGCGCCACTATGTCCCAAGTAGTTGGTGTGGAGCATGCAATAGTTTGGTTCGGAGAGGGAGCAGACGCAGCTATCCCTTAGGGTGTTGAGTGGAAGAGAATCTTCGGCAATTGGGCGCGTCCTGGAGCACTCGCAACAGAGGTAAATATATCAGCCGCCGGATTATTATGACACCCTGTGGCAATTTATTTCGAATTTATTGCGCCGCAGATGTGACACGAGAAACTGGTCATAACCGCCTGTCTGGTCGGGTGCTCCGACCCAAAATGGTGGCGCAAAGGCTTGAAACCGTACCAATCACGCTTGTTCAATACCGAAGCACCGCTTTGTGGGTAAGCCACACTCCCCTGCCACCTCGCCCTTAAAATAACGACATCGCAGAGCCGACACTGTCCACATCAACCATATCCGTTAATTGCAGGGATCTTCAACCGACGGATATCTTTAATTTACACCGCGATAGCCGAATGCCACCCAGACTTCACGATTCGAGTCTGTTCAACTAGGCACAGACCACTGAAAGCCGCCAATGAGCTTGATTTTACCCCGATTGCCACTCATCCACGCCACAAAGCCACTCCGGAATAGGCCGTGATTGGCCCTGATGCGTCCTTTGGTACACATGGGGAAAGCCCGTAATGCCAGAATGAGTTTTGCCCCTCCTCTCCGAGTAACGCTTTGCATGTTCATTTGGCCCAGTTGCGGCAAGCCATGGAAACTACCCGGACCCTAAAGCTACGCGAGACTTTGCCGCCGACCGCCGACATAATGAACTTGTAAACAGGGCAGGGCTGTCGGAGCGAGCATCATAAAAGGACGCTGTGACTGCGCAAGCTCATTAGCCGCGACGTCCGATTTGTAACTTCCTGGTAGCAAATTTTCTAGTGATCCCCAAGGTGTCGGGCACAGATCAAACTGGTTTGCAGAAATTGTATTGCTCgttgtgtctggtcaatatgaCATTGACTTTGGTCCATCCAAGCCGTGCCAATGGCTCACCGACTAAGCGTAAGCCATGACATCGCTCGCACCCCGCTGCCCCTGGatgcccacatccaagttTTGGTGACTAACCAGTGAAACCACTTAGCCATTATCATCGATAAATATTCATTCGCACTCAACGGATGCAATGTCTCATATCGTTTTCACATTGACAACGAGACCGGCGACGTCATATTGGATCATTTCGGTGGCTTGGTAACAGAAAATCCTCCCGTTCAAACCATCCACAACGGCGGTTGGTCCACGCAGGCCCATCTTAGACGAGAGTTCCCCGACCTGGGCAGAGGTGACTTCCGATCACCAGCGGTGTGCATCATGCAGGCTGACGGCTGTACCATAAGTGACTTCAAATACCAGTCGCACACGGTTTTAGAGGGGAAACCCAGTTTGTCGGAATTGCCATCTACTTTCGGCAAGGAAGATGAAGTTGCAACACTTATCATACACATGTTCGACAACTGCAGCTCTGTTGCTGCAGATTTAGTCTACTCTGTCTTTCCCAAGCACGATGCCATTGTTCGAAGCATCAAAATTACTAACAAGAGTGAGAAGAATATCATTGTCGATAAGCTAGCTAGTATCTGCGTTGACCTTCCTCCCGGCGAATACGATATGCTCGAGCTTCAGGGTGATTGGGCCCGAGAATGCGCGAGAGTCCGTCGCGAAGTTGACTACGGAACGCAAGGGTGAGCAGAAATTCCCCCAACGTGATGCGAGCAGTGCTAACTCCATGCTCAAGTTTCGTAAGTACGGCTGGCTACTCTTCTCACTTCTACAACCCATTTCTCgccatcacatcaccaactaCTACAGAGTCTCAGGGAGAGGCTTGGGGATTTTCTCTGGTATATACGGGCTCGTTCAgcgtcgaggttgagaagagCTCCCAGGGACTAACTCGCGCGTTGATGGGAATGAACCCTAGTCAGCTCTCTTGGCCACTTGGCCCCGGGGAGTCTCTTACATCTCCCGAATGCGTCTCTGTATTCTCAGCCTCCGGAGTTGGGTGTATGTCACGCAAGTTCCATCGCCTGTATCGGCAGAATCTCATCAAGAGTAAATTCGTGAGTGTACCCCGACCGGTACTGCTCAACAGCTGGGAAGCCCTGTATTTCAACTTCGACGAGAAAACCATATACAAACTTGCTCAAGAGT is part of the Pochonia chlamydosporia 170 chromosome Unknown PCv3seq00030, whole genome shotgun sequence genome and harbors:
- a CDS encoding 3-oxoacyl-(acyl-carrier-protein) reductase (similar to Metarhizium robertsii ARSEF 23 XP_007817488.1) → MSAPSAMTQTNGAPSRPLRGKVYAITGGASGIGLATSQILSRKGATVCIADIDPEAMRNAEKYFGGIGAPHMITRVDVLKRIHVDNWIMSIIDTYGRLDGAANVAGVIGKGHGIRSVAELEDEEWDKIIGVNLTGTMYCLRAELRNVVDGGSIVNVSSIHGLKGKLRFAKHAAYDASKHGMVGLTKAAALENGDREIRVNSVAPGAIYTPLMQKNWDFVGRAKDAPFDDPSAFKRQGTAEETANVIVFLLGPGSTFVSGSVYQVDGAWI
- a CDS encoding fungal specific transcription factor domain-containing protein (similar to Colletotrichum gloeosporioides Nara gc5 XP_007285178.1); translation: MSQQATALHQRVEEDLLSAPPEINAPQFDPILSNRDLREAQSYDCLLEPGVVVDSPPLGIGEISLSCSTGFDEPREQLRIYFRAHATTYEFLDRDEVDNWLRTLEKNLRCNIPAWFGIGTSRASVVFAILASVVAHTTIPRDEPSSKRMCLSPTLADKLLVISQRLLLADRRALTLEKAQARLVQTMYLLRTSQLDSAWSVFRDTLQAIDALQLHYNLDPTAVDCDEFPMRSAIIRTIFTGCILDTYISSFFGLPRYFSNDYIRMMTEDLTLSFGDQDVCGTQLLVLISQIFASTPAESRHDGQSSESQGVATATSLMQSVYEWDMDASTYVESIQSSTETPGYGRHTVMLTLARAHAVMHINRNFLLKGPTWAHKTQVDDCIAAAKAALQTVHSLIQEDLISHLSWWTHYITFAALTVIYVRVLHERRLGQAFTTHKLGREMETASECYEYLAKATSGNPPRRQYAMVLNDFHHAVFRQYTFRHAVNCSADESPRSAPY
- a CDS encoding maltose permease MAL61 (similar to Verticillium alfalfae VaMs.102 XP_002999751.1); amino-acid sequence: MDSKSHQPPHSDDYGRSNLNHLAGRAEAAQHAESIGSALRSHKQAIFWAVMVSMCVIMEGYDTALLGNFYAYPEFAKKFGDYDPASQSYQVPARWQAGLGNAAGVGAFFGAMLNGVLVDRFGQKKVILGSLVALTAFLFIVFFASDVTTLLVGEILCGLPWGIFATSSPAYASEVLPLSLRVYLTSWTNMCFVIGQLIASGVLAGMSTVTNQWAYRVPFAIQWIWPAFLLPCLLFAPESPWYLVRKGRIEDARISLKRLNELDSAVIDSELSLIIHTNNQEEELLKTKNSYWDCFRGVDARRTEIACMVFLGQVTTGPWFAAQGTYFFQQVGLTTTQTYHLNIGGNALGLFFCIVSWMLIIPNFGRRTIYLSGTALMAVILLVIAILNVRTNVKSVGMTQAVLTLVWTCAFQATVGQIGWALPAEVSSTRLRQKTIVLARNTYYIGSVIASVLQPYFMNPTAWNLKGYTGFFWGGTALLTLIWAFFRLPETKGRSFEEVNLLFANRVPTRQFKDYQIDVFDIAEGEKGQVIHLDNRTKV